In Capsicum annuum cultivar UCD-10X-F1 chromosome 7, UCD10Xv1.1, whole genome shotgun sequence, one genomic interval encodes:
- the LOC107878314 gene encoding TGACG-sequence-specific DNA-binding protein TGA-2.1 gives MGDQSNRVDASGTFAFDAEYSRWLEEQNKHINELRNAVNFHASDPELRSIVNNVTVYFDEVFKVKGNAAKEDVSMSCQGCGKPLPSGVLCGMVASAPRNFLSDLASGPISFMDARRSLDDSDPNNSR, from the exons ATGGGAGATCAATCAAACAGAGTGGACGCCAGTG GGACCTTCGCATTTGATGCAGAATATAGTCGATGGTTAGAAGAACAGAACAAGCACATCAATGAGTTGAGGAACGCTGTCAATTTTCATGCAAGTGACCCTGAACTGCGAAGTATTGTGAATAATGTCACTGTATATTTCGATGAGGTCTTTAAGGTGAAAGGAAATGCAGCCAAGGAAGATGTTTCCATGTCTTGTCAGGGATGTGGAAAACCCTTGCCGAGCGGTGTTTTATGTGGAATGGTGGCTTCTGCCCCTCGGAACTTCTTAAG TGATTTGGCTAGTGGGCCCATTTCGTTCATGGATGCAAGGAGATCACTTGATGATAGTGATCCTAATAATAGTCGTTGA